A genomic stretch from Malus domestica chromosome 15, GDT2T_hap1 includes:
- the LOC103456015 gene encoding uncharacterized protein: MESVASNSSPQNHRLAQRPRTRIIPTQPFADRILRALHHNLRLLHHRESNFSVLGATGNVYTVSLSATPSCTCPDRTTPCKHILFVFLRVLGLPLDDACLRRKTLRSCQVSRLLGLPMLPESLAAVSLRERFHQLFFQESSSTTRPRHDLEIEEGRSCPICLEEMAGREERVVACGACRNPIHEECLMKWKRSSGRRSANCGICRARLKDINRIMEQDKYLNLAAYYATNHDQDDIDNADEGLYGNR; this comes from the coding sequence ATGGAGTCCGTCGCCTCCAACTCCTCCCCACAAAACCACCGCCTGGCCCAGCGGCCGCGAACACGTATCATACCCACGCAGCCCTTCGCCGACCGCATTCTCCGAGCCCTGCACCACAACCTCCGACTCCTTCACCACCGCGAATCCAACTTTTCTGTGTTAGGTGCCACGGGGAATGTGTACACTGTCTCCTTATCCGCCACCCCTTCATGCACGTGCCCTGACCGTACAACCCCATGCAAGCACATCCTCTTCGTGTTCCTTCGAGTGTTGGGCCTCCCCCTCGATGACGCGTGTCTGAGGAGGAAGACGCTGCGGTCGTGCCAGGTCAGCCGCCTCTTAGGGCTGCCTATGCTGCCGGAATCACTGGCGGCTGTCAGCCTTCGAGAGAGGTTTCATCAGCTGTTTTTTCAGGAATCTTCGTCGACAACAAGGCCACGCCATGACCTGGAGATTGAAGAGGGGAGGAGCTGCCCTATTTGTTTGGAGGAGATGGCGGGAAGGGAGGAGAGAGTGGTGGCTTGCGGGGCGTGCAGAAACCCTATTCacgaagagtgtttgatgaagTGGAAGCGGAGCAGCGGGAGAAGGTCGGCGAATTGTGGGATTTGTAGGGCAAGGTTGAAGGATATTAATAGGATTATGGAACAGGATAAGTACTTGAATTTGGCTGCTTATTATGCCACTAATCATGATCAAGATGACATTGACAATGCTGATGAGGGTCTATATGGTAATCGTTGA
- the LOC103456014 gene encoding uncharacterized protein isoform X1, whose protein sequence is MFRNASQHPNKPQKQEREWLAVSFKPENFIPGVVIGFILGLLLDLSQPGKGRSKKNTASVGQLQQRSLVTSNVNGGEELKMVLVVRRDLKMTTGKIASQCAHAATGAYAELMQSHRSLLRQWEQYGQPKIVVTCKNQQEMNKLKEAAENIGIPTFVVADAGRTQVVSGSKTVLAIGPGPKESVDSVTGKQALL, encoded by the exons ATGTTTCGAAACGCTTCTCAGCATCCAAACAAG CCACAGAAGCAAGAAAGAGAATGGTTGGCAGTGAGCTTTAAGCCAGAGAACTTCATTCCAGGAGTTGTCATTGGCTTCATCCTTGGGTTGTTGCTGGATTTATCACAGCCTGGTAAGGGTCGATCAAAGAAGAACACTGCTTCGGTAGGCCAGCTCCAACAGCGGAGTTTGGTCACAAGCAATGTCAATGGTGGTGAAGAACTTAAAATG GTACTGGTAGTTAGACGAGACCTAAAGATGACAACGGGTAAAATTGCATCTCAGTGTGCTC ATGCTGCCACTGGCGCGTATGCAGAACTGATGCAAAG CCACAGATCCCTTTTGAGACAGTGGGAGCAATACGGGCAACCCAAAATAGTGGTTACATGCAAGAATCAACAAGAAAT GAATAAGCTGAAGGAAGCAGCTGAGAACATTGGCATTCCAACTTTTGTCGTTGCTGATGCAGGGCGAACACAG GTTGTGAGTGGATCGAAGACAGTTCTTGCCATTGGACCTG GACCAAAAGAATCAGTAGATTCAGTGACTGGGAAACAGGCTCTTCTATGA
- the LOC103456014 gene encoding uncharacterized protein isoform X2, which yields MTQPQKQEREWLAVSFKPENFIPGVVIGFILGLLLDLSQPGKGRSKKNTASVGQLQQRSLVTSNVNGGEELKMVLVVRRDLKMTTGKIASQCAHAATGAYAELMQSHRSLLRQWEQYGQPKIVVTCKNQQEMNKLKEAAENIGIPTFVVADAGRTQVVSGSKTVLAIGPGPKESVDSVTGKQALL from the exons ATGACCCAG CCACAGAAGCAAGAAAGAGAATGGTTGGCAGTGAGCTTTAAGCCAGAGAACTTCATTCCAGGAGTTGTCATTGGCTTCATCCTTGGGTTGTTGCTGGATTTATCACAGCCTGGTAAGGGTCGATCAAAGAAGAACACTGCTTCGGTAGGCCAGCTCCAACAGCGGAGTTTGGTCACAAGCAATGTCAATGGTGGTGAAGAACTTAAAATG GTACTGGTAGTTAGACGAGACCTAAAGATGACAACGGGTAAAATTGCATCTCAGTGTGCTC ATGCTGCCACTGGCGCGTATGCAGAACTGATGCAAAG CCACAGATCCCTTTTGAGACAGTGGGAGCAATACGGGCAACCCAAAATAGTGGTTACATGCAAGAATCAACAAGAAAT GAATAAGCTGAAGGAAGCAGCTGAGAACATTGGCATTCCAACTTTTGTCGTTGCTGATGCAGGGCGAACACAG GTTGTGAGTGGATCGAAGACAGTTCTTGCCATTGGACCTG GACCAAAAGAATCAGTAGATTCAGTGACTGGGAAACAGGCTCTTCTATGA
- the LOC103456013 gene encoding protein NONRESPONDING TO OXYLIPINS 2, mitochondrial-like isoform X1 produces the protein MASRCRSFSKPAFSLLKSAVNKPAFKATPMSSLPSTRPSINLSRPIPQLGCLQSLLPFHTAVSSARLTSCLGIDSRSSRSLSQGTLGANPGV, from the exons ATGGCCTCTCGCTGCAGATCTTTCTCGAAGCCGGCTTTTTCTCTTCTCAAATCTGCCGTCAACAAACCGGCGTTCAAGGCCACTCCCATGTCTTCTCTCCCCTCCACCCGCCCTTCAATCAATCTCTCAAG GCCGATTCCGCAGTTGGGTTGTCTACAATCTCTGCTTCCATTTCACACGGCGGTGTCTTCAGCTCGGCTCACGTCGTGCCTTGGCATTGACTCTAGGAGCTCAAGGTCGTTGTCTCAGGGTACGCTTGGTGCAAACCCAGGAGTTTGA
- the LOC103424708 gene encoding ultraviolet-B receptor UVR8 isoform X2 — MEEESASPPHGRNLSRKVVAVAAGESHTLALTGDGFVYSWGRGMFGRLGTGSESDELFPVRIKFNDPRSAKGTGLKFVGVAAGAYHSLALADDGSVWCWGYNICILNGENSLVPCLLEQFLVGGSATESEVPLKVCSVKAGGMTSLAIDNLGTLWVWGNFPHESSSNEGGFSLVSSFTPTPVWDFHGHVVVKVACGNEHVVALVSAEETYKGEDLVCFSWGGNSHGQLGLGDKESRNRPQIVEPFDHDSSFAVYEVACGAFHTALLTHKKRPSDTLESMCWTFGLGENGQLGHGTTRSGLSPEPVKELPQYVYLVSVDCGLFHTSVVSSAGDVWSWGMEKGLGLCPDASFSRTDSGDAISPLQINELNGAKFQDPIQVVCGAAHTVVVANDGFKLWSWGRGRSGVLGNGKTTDCYSPAVVLWPPLADDFKQEEFNTVDKKKPLDDGDNTGERNLTEDAKEENRLSLAMEEMKLLQSKLSVMEKYTGILHGSIFGKPFKEQDIPVSLQNSGTYDIAKEWENMLESADRANLVRLEKFYRNMLAGVKDKLMKRKIQEMIRECLGSSSINPGV; from the exons ATGGAAGAGGAAAGCGCCAGTCCTCCGCACGGCCGCAACTTGTCTCGCAAGGTGGTGGCGGTGGCCGCCGGCGAATCACACACTCTGGCTCTCACCGGCGATGGGTTTGTGTATTCGTGGGGAAGAGGCATGTTTGGGAGGCTCGGGACCGGTTCAGAATCCGACGAGCTCTTCCCTGTCCGAATCAAGTTCAATGATCCTCGCAGTGCAAAAGGAACGGGGCTCAAATTTGTGGGAGTTGCAGCCGGTGCCTACCACAGTCTTGCTCTTGCTG ATGATGGATCGGTTTGGTGCTGGGGTTACAACATCTGTATCC TAAATGGAGAAAATTCTTTGGTGCCCTGCTTGCTGGAGCAGTTTCTTGTTGGGGGATCTGCAACGGAGAGTGAAGTGCCACTTAAG GTTTGTTCTGTTAAAGCTGGAGGAATGACGTCCCTAGCAATTGATAATCTAGGTACCCTTTGGGTGTGGGGAAATTTCCCACATGAAAGCAGCAGCAATGAAGGTGGGTTCTCTCTGGTGAGCAGTTTCACCCCAACTCCTGTTTGGGATTTCCATGGCCACGTTGTTGTGAAGGTGGCATGTGGAAATGAGCACGTTGTGGCCCTGGTTTCTGCCGAAGAAACATATAAAGGTGAAGATCTTGTTTGCTTCTCTTGGGGCGGTAACAGCCATGGCCAGTTAGGCCTGGGGGATAAAGAGAGCAGGAATCGTCCCCAAATAGTAGAACCTTTTGATCACGACTCCTCTTTCGCAGTTTATGAGGTAGCATGTGGGGCATTTCACACGGCTTTGCTCACCCACAAAAAAAGGCCAAGTGACACATTGGAAAGTATGTGCTGGACTTTTGGCCTCGGAGAAAATGGGCAGCTCGGGCATGGAACCACCCGAAGTGGATTGTCTCCTGAACCTGTGAAAGAGTTGCCACAGTACGTATATCTGGTGTCTGTTGACTGTGGCTTATTTCACACTAGTGTTGTTTCGTCCGCGGGAGATGTGTGGTCGTGGGGAATGGAGAAGGGTCTTGGCCTATGCCCAGATGCGAGTTTTAGTAGGACTGATTCGGGGGATGCCATTTCTCCCCTACAGATTAATGAATTGAATGGTGCAAAATTTCAGGATCCAATCCAAGTTGTCTGTGGGGCTGCCCATACTGTTGTTGTTGCAAATGATGGATTTAAACTTTGGTCATGGGGGAGAGGAAGGAGTGGGGTTCTCGGAAATGGTAAGACAACTGACTGTTATTCTCCTGCTGTTGTCTTGTGGCCTCCGCTTGCAGATGATTTCAAGCAAGAAGAATTCAATACTGTCGATAAGAAAAAGCCTCTTGATGACGGAGATAACACTGGTGAAAGAAATTTGACAGAAGACGCCAAAGAAGAGAACAGGTTGTCTTTGGCAATGGAAGAGATGAAGCTTCTGCAGTCAAAACTTTCAGTCATGGAAAAGTATACTGGCATACTTCATGGTTCAATATTCGGAAAACCTTTTAAAGAGCAGGATATTCCAGTCTCGTTGCAGAACTCGGGTACTTATGACATTGCAAAGGAATGGGAGAACATGTTAGAGTCAGCAGATCGGGCCAATCTCGTCAGGCTGGAAAAGTTCTACCGGAACATGCTTGCTGGTGTTAAAGACAAGCTAATGAAGAGAAAGATTCAAGAGATGATAAGGGAATGTCTCGGTTCTTCTTCGATAAATCCAGGCGTGTAA
- the LOC103424708 gene encoding ultraviolet-B receptor UVR8 isoform X1 has translation MDGQLGVNGENSLVPCLLEQFLVGGSATESEVPLKVCSVKAGGMTSLAIDNLGTLWVWGNFPHESSSNEGGFSLVSSFTPTPVWDFHGHVVVKVACGNEHVVALVSAEETYKGEDLVCFSWGGNSHGQLGLGDKESRNRPQIVEPFDHDSSFAVYEVACGAFHTALLTHKKRPSDTLESMCWTFGLGENGQLGHGTTRSGLSPEPVKELPQYVYLVSVDCGLFHTSVVSSAGDVWSWGMEKGLGLCPDASFSRTDSGDAISPLQINELNGAKFQDPIQVVCGAAHTVVVANDGFKLWSWGRGRSGVLGNGKTTDCYSPAVVLWPPLADDFKQEEFNTVDKKKPLDDGDNTGERNLTEDAKEENRLSLAMEEMKLLQSKLSVMEKYTGILHGSIFGKPFKEQDIPVSLQNSGTYDIAKEWENMLESADRANLVRLEKFYRNMLAGVKDKLMKRKIQEMIRECLGSSSINPGV, from the exons ATGGATGGCCAACTGGGTGTAAATGGAGAAAATTCTTTGGTGCCCTGCTTGCTGGAGCAGTTTCTTGTTGGGGGATCTGCAACGGAGAGTGAAGTGCCACTTAAG GTTTGTTCTGTTAAAGCTGGAGGAATGACGTCCCTAGCAATTGATAATCTAGGTACCCTTTGGGTGTGGGGAAATTTCCCACATGAAAGCAGCAGCAATGAAGGTGGGTTCTCTCTGGTGAGCAGTTTCACCCCAACTCCTGTTTGGGATTTCCATGGCCACGTTGTTGTGAAGGTGGCATGTGGAAATGAGCACGTTGTGGCCCTGGTTTCTGCCGAAGAAACATATAAAGGTGAAGATCTTGTTTGCTTCTCTTGGGGCGGTAACAGCCATGGCCAGTTAGGCCTGGGGGATAAAGAGAGCAGGAATCGTCCCCAAATAGTAGAACCTTTTGATCACGACTCCTCTTTCGCAGTTTATGAGGTAGCATGTGGGGCATTTCACACGGCTTTGCTCACCCACAAAAAAAGGCCAAGTGACACATTGGAAAGTATGTGCTGGACTTTTGGCCTCGGAGAAAATGGGCAGCTCGGGCATGGAACCACCCGAAGTGGATTGTCTCCTGAACCTGTGAAAGAGTTGCCACAGTACGTATATCTGGTGTCTGTTGACTGTGGCTTATTTCACACTAGTGTTGTTTCGTCCGCGGGAGATGTGTGGTCGTGGGGAATGGAGAAGGGTCTTGGCCTATGCCCAGATGCGAGTTTTAGTAGGACTGATTCGGGGGATGCCATTTCTCCCCTACAGATTAATGAATTGAATGGTGCAAAATTTCAGGATCCAATCCAAGTTGTCTGTGGGGCTGCCCATACTGTTGTTGTTGCAAATGATGGATTTAAACTTTGGTCATGGGGGAGAGGAAGGAGTGGGGTTCTCGGAAATGGTAAGACAACTGACTGTTATTCTCCTGCTGTTGTCTTGTGGCCTCCGCTTGCAGATGATTTCAAGCAAGAAGAATTCAATACTGTCGATAAGAAAAAGCCTCTTGATGACGGAGATAACACTGGTGAAAGAAATTTGACAGAAGACGCCAAAGAAGAGAACAGGTTGTCTTTGGCAATGGAAGAGATGAAGCTTCTGCAGTCAAAACTTTCAGTCATGGAAAAGTATACTGGCATACTTCATGGTTCAATATTCGGAAAACCTTTTAAAGAGCAGGATATTCCAGTCTCGTTGCAGAACTCGGGTACTTATGACATTGCAAAGGAATGGGAGAACATGTTAGAGTCAGCAGATCGGGCCAATCTCGTCAGGCTGGAAAAGTTCTACCGGAACATGCTTGCTGGTGTTAAAGACAAGCTAATGAAGAGAAAGATTCAAGAGATGATAAGGGAATGTCTCGGTTCTTCTTCGATAAATCCAGGCGTGTAA
- the LOC103456017 gene encoding nuclear pore complex protein NUP85 encodes MPGVAYDSGDTPGALGSNDTAMVPYSPEIRQPVVYSLHHGLNPPIARLSISWSRGNTLRVSVLRPPSGEDSEKDEVGGKVVEVRLSNGDGENGDANWRRIAYGSVPPFALLQSRRSSVASLSKVSMGPSLYNIDWWEYVMEYSKDINSLLGSSKSLPNPVIEDPKMVLRKVEEPTALKAAWELMEIFYADKQSQPWLPERLVDWLADHDSLLSSTQPTVHSKLVDFQNELVRLQVIEDDPKYWEVLSSALSVGWIEIVVKMLRLHGSYQLHQLGKRETENGLVETVSVLISKMPRMRPEVEDGKLGECFKAKPDFIKAWEKWRAQITKLDCSAYWRQCDHRQTREGLKNMIQIMLGNTDNLCNVTCHWIELFVSHFLYVRPFTVGLESMHSLAQKCMQLKPMSSSHGLIAILLGILGENTEVVLAECSRAFGPWMVAHAIELLTTGSDEAELLLQEERDSLGGISIAELHRLVYAQVLSSHPLTWQIAPIYLTSCTKQGMALLEILLYKLPIQHNETLLKNIEICRLYELDTVSSNIMKIAGVYHWKHGRKGAGVFWLQQARDEVRLSRIAQQLFDSVGKSISDESFKQWEGLIELLGSESKATGGLDFLHKYRDFKKSLKQVYDGKTTDAARQAVESLISLMKNPSTPQRFWLPLLHDSLKLLNWPDRPLLDVSQTTLLLNKLQELSMAKLRPDFIEADLPPQALVSVRLALAANLGRATLEE; translated from the exons ATGCCCGGCGTCGCCTATGACTCCGGCGACACGCCCGGCGCATTAGGCTCCAATGACACCGCTATGGTCCCATACTCGCCGGAGATCCGGCAACCCGTCGTGTACTCACTTCACCACGGCCTCAACCCTCCGATCGCTCGCCTCTCCATCTCGTGGTCCCGGGGCAACACTCTGCGTGTGTCAGTTCTCCGTCCGCCTTCCGGCGAAGACTCCGAAAAGGATGAAGTTGGCGGGAAAGTGGTGGAGGTGAGGCTTAGTAATGGAGACGGCGAAAATGGCGATGCGAACTGGCGGAGGATCGCTTACGGTTCTGTGCCGCCGTTCGCCCTACTACAGAGCCGGAGGAGCTCGGTTGCGAGCTTATCGAAGGTGTCAATGGGTCCGTCGTTGTACAACATTGATTG GTGGGAGTATGTGATGGAGTATAGCAAGGACATAAATTCACTTCTTGGTAGCTCTAAGTCGCTTCCTAATCCAGTGATCGAAGACccgaaaatggttttaagg AAAGTTGAGGAGCCTACTGCTTTAAAAGCTGCGTGGGAGTTGATGGAGATATTTTATGCAGACAAACAATCTCAACCATGGTTACCCGAACGGCTTGTTGATTGGCTGGCG GATCACGATAGTCTACTTTCCAGCACACAGCCAACAGTCCATTCGAAGCTTGTGGATTTTCAAAATGAACTTGTTAGGTTACAG GTTATTGAGGACGATCCTAAATATTGGGAAGTATTATCATCGGCATTGTCAGTTGGCTGGATTGAGATTGTG GTGAAAATGTTGCGGTTACATGGATCTTATCAACTCCATCAGCTTGGAAAACGTGAG ACAGAGAATGGACTTGTAGAGACAGTTTCCGTCCTTATTTCAAAGATGCCACGCATGCGTCCTGAAGTAGAAGATGGAAAGTTAGGTGAATGCTTCAAAGCAAAGCCAGATTTTATCAAG GCATGGGAGAAATGGAGAGCGCAAATTACTAAACTTGACTGCAGTGCGTACTGGCGTCAGTGTGATCACCGTCAAACCCGGGAGGGGTTGAAAAATATGATACAAATTATGCTTGGAAACACTGACAATCTCTGCAACGTAACTTGCCATTGGATAGAGCTGTTTGTTTCTCACTTTCTATATGTCAGACCATTCACAGTG GGTCTTGAAAGCATGCATAGCCTAGCCCAGAAGTGCATGCAGTTAAAACCAATGTCTAGTTCCCATGGGTTGATAGCAATTCTTCTTGGAATCCTAGGGGAAAATACCGAG GTTGTCCTAGCAGAATGCTCAAGAGCATTTGGGCCTTG GATGGTTGCCCATGCCATTGAGTTGTTGACCACTGGGAGCGATGAAGCAGAACTTCTTCTACAGGAAGAACGCGATAGCTTGGGGGGAATTAGTATAGCAGAATTACATCGACTTGTCTATGCTCAAGTCCTATCGTCACATCCATTGACTTGGCAA ATTGCTCCAATTTACTTGACATCTTGCACGAAGCAGGGAATGGCTTTGTTAGAGATTCTATTGTATAAGCTGCCAATTCAACATAATGAAACGCTACTTAAG AATATAGAGATATGCCGTCTTTATGAACTTGACACTGTTAGTTCAAACATTATGAAG ATTGCTGGGGTGTACCATTGGAAGCATGGTAGGAAAGGTGCTGGAGTTTTTTGGCTTCAACAAGCCCGAGATGAAGTTCGTCTTAGCAGGATTGCTCAGCAATTGTTTGATTCTGTTGGAAAGTCGATATCTGATGAAAGTTTCAAG CAATGGGAAGGCTTGATTGAATTGTTGGGTTCTGAATCCAAGGCTACAGGGGGTCTCGACTTTCTGCACAA GTATAGGGATTTCAAAAAGTCCCTTAAGCAAGTTTATGATGGAAAAACTACTGATGCTGCTCGGCAAGCTGTAGAATCTTTGATATCG CTTATGAAAAACCCATCTACGCCCCAGCGCTTTTGGCTGCCTCTTCTGCATGACTCG TTAAAGCTGCTTAACTGGCCGGACCGGCCTCTGCTAGATGTGTCTCAGACAACCCTCCTGTTGAATAAACTGCAAGAGTTGTCCATGGCTAAGCTCCGTCCTGACTTTATCGAGGCAGACTTACCACCGCAAGCCCTCGTTTCTGTACGGTTAGCTCTTGCTGCAAATCTCGGCCGTGCCACCTTGGAGGAGTAA
- the LOC103456013 gene encoding protein NONRESPONDING TO OXYLIPINS 2, mitochondrial-like isoform X2: protein MASRCRSFSKPAFSLLKSAVNKPAFKATPMSSLPSTRPSINLSRPIPQLGCLQSLLPFHTAVSSARLTSCLGIDSRSSRSLSQELGLSVPR, encoded by the exons ATGGCCTCTCGCTGCAGATCTTTCTCGAAGCCGGCTTTTTCTCTTCTCAAATCTGCCGTCAACAAACCGGCGTTCAAGGCCACTCCCATGTCTTCTCTCCCCTCCACCCGCCCTTCAATCAATCTCTCAAG GCCGATTCCGCAGTTGGGTTGTCTACAATCTCTGCTTCCATTTCACACGGCGGTGTCTTCAGCTCGGCTCACGTCGTGCCTTGGCATTGACTCTAGGAGCTCAAGGTCGTTGTCTCAGG AACTAGGTCTCAGCGTGCCTCGATAA
- the LOC103456012 gene encoding GATA transcription factor 12, with translation MEAPEYYQNSFCPQFTPEKRHPFDNNKTAVGGGGGDHFKVEDLLDFSNDDDDVITDGGCSAAAAFENVAGNSTDSSTLTVMDSCNSSSLSGSEPIFGSRNLADGPLSSELCVPYDDLAELEWLSNFVEESFSSEDLQKLQLISGMKARPDEAASETGQLQPDPTRTNNNPYSNSNPIFNPEVSVPAKARSKRSRASPCNWTSRILVLSSTKEQSDVLVSAEEAATLLPQPSSTGKKSVKSAPKKKESQEGSGGGPCDGRKCLHCATDKTPQWRTGPMGPKTLCNACGVRYKSGRLVPEYRPAASPTFVLTKHSNSHRKVLELRRQKEMGRAQQTYIHQVPPPHHHHHQNMVFDVSNGGDYLIHQHVGPDFRQLI, from the exons ATGGAAGCTCCGGAGTATTACCAGAACTCTTTCTGCCCGCAATTCACACCCGAAAAGCGCCACCCCTTCGACAACAACAAAACCGCcgttggtggtggtggcggggACCACTTCAAGGTGGAGGACCTCCTCGACTTTTCCAATGACGACGACGATGTCATTACCGACGGCGGCTGTTCCGCGGCTGCTGCTTTCGAGAACGTCGCCGGAAACTCCACcgactcttccacactcaccgtCATGGACAGCTGCAATTCTTCCTCCTTGTCGGGCTCCGAACCCATTTTCGGGTCCCGGAATCTCGCCGACGGCCCCTTATCCAGTGAACTCTGCGTCCCG TACGACGATTTGGCTGAGCTCGAATGGCTGTCGAATTTCGTGGAGGAGTCGTTTTCCAGTGAGGACCTGCAGAAGCTGCAGCTGATATCCGGAATGAAAGCCCGACCCGACGAGGCCGCCTCTGAAACCGGACAACTCCAACCGGACCCCACCCGAACCAACAACAATCCTTACAGCAATTCCAACCCGATATTCAACCCGGAAGTTTCGGTACCCGCCAAGGCCAGAAGCAAGCGGTCCCGGGCCTCCCCGTGCAACTGGACCTCCCGCATCCTCGTCCTCTCCTCGACTAAGGAACAATCCGACGTTCTGGTGTCGGCGGAGGAGGCGGCGACACTGCTACCGCAGCCGTCGAGCACCGGGAAGAAGTCGGTGAAGTCGGCACCGAAAAAGAAGGAGAGCCAGGAAGGTTCGGGCGGCGGGCCCTGTGACGGGAGGAAGTGCCTGCATTGCGCGACGGACAAAACGCCGCAGTGGCGGACGGGGCCGATGGGTCCGAAGACACTGTGTAACGCGTGCGGGGTTCGGTACAAGTCGGGTCGGCTCGTGCCAGAGTACCGACCCGCGGCAAGTCCGACGTTCGTTCTGACGAAGCACTCCAACTCGCACCGTAAGGTACTGGAGCTGCGGCGGCAGAAGGAGATGGGAAGGGCGCAGCAGACGTATATTCACCAGGTGCCGCCTccgcaccaccaccaccatcagaaTATGGTGTTTGACGTAAGCAACGGCGGAGATTACTTGATTCATCAGCACGTGGGGCCCGATTTCCGGCAGCTGATCTAG